In one Dreissena polymorpha isolate Duluth1 chromosome 7, UMN_Dpol_1.0, whole genome shotgun sequence genomic region, the following are encoded:
- the LOC127838360 gene encoding plancitoxin-1-like isoform X1, whose amino-acid sequence MYFIKPEGIGKLLLLLISYLSCLVTYAVGMSCMDNSNNPVDWFIGYKLPGHVNVPKNSMMYLDANSPSWILVRSTLDQKHQAIFYTLDEIYSTNQYHGTSEEKFMYAMYNDEPPNSKKTYSNYGHTKGVVSFDLTSGFWLVQSKPLFPPTRASGYKWSNDNTSFGQTFLCVTMPTQYLDEIGMQLMYNHPVIYDKSMPATFADKYPKMTAALENATVQGKSETTLYSRENVKFQSFAKSGKWGHDLYADLLASTFRDSMYVETWQRRKSKMCSNCTGTFKVFNVKKVMFSNPRVDFEETKDHAKWAITTNPAWVCVGDINREESQMKRGGGAVCFQNKQVWSSFNDSISDWQDCSDHDRCVPP is encoded by the exons atgtattttataaaaccCGAAGGAATCGGTAAACTGTTACTGCTTTTAATCTCTTATTTATCTTGTTTGGTAACATATGCTGTTGGAATGTCATGCATGGATAATTCAAACAATCCAGTAGATTG GTTCATAGGCTACAAGTTGCCAGGGCATGTAAATGTTCCAAAGAATTCCATGATGTATCTCGACGCCAACAGTCCATCCTGGATCCTCGTTCGGAGCACACTCGACCAGAAACACCAGGCTATATTCTACACTTTGGATGAAATATATTCCACCAATCAG TATCACGGGACCTCTGAAGAAAAGTTCATGTATGCAATGTACAATGACGAACCACCGAATTCGAAGAAGACTTACAGTAATTATGGTCACACAAAAG GAGTCGTAAGCTTCGATCTAACGTCAGGGTTTTGGTTGGTTCAAAGCAAGCCTCTTTTTCCACCAACACGGGCTAGTGGCTACAAATGGTCAAACGATAATACGAGTTTTGGACAAACATTCCTGTGTGTAACTATGCCAACACAATACTTAGATGAAATAG GCATGCAACTGATGTACAACCACCCGGTAATTTACGACAAAAGCATGCCAGCAACATTTGCTGATAAGTACCCTAAGATGACCGCTGCTTTAGAGAATGCTACCGTACAAGGCAAGAGCGAAACAACGTTATATTCACGGGAGAACGTGAAATTCCAGTCATTTGCTAAGTCCGGCAAATGGGGTCACG ATCTGTACGCGGACCTTCTCGCATCTACGTTTCGGGACTCTATGTATGTGGAAACCTGGCAGAGAAGGAAAAGCAAGATGTGTTCGAACTGTACTGGAACGTTCAAG gtATTCAACGTCAAGAAAGTGATGTTCTCGAATCCAAGAGTTGACTTCGAAGAGACCAAAGACCACGCCAAATGGGCCATCACCACAAACCCAGCCTGGGTGTGTGTTGGAGACATTAATAGAGAG GAATCACAAATGAAACGAGGCGGTGGAGCTGTCTGTTTCCAGAACAAGCAGGTTTGGTCAAGTTTTAACGATTCAATTTCCGACTGGCAAGACTGCAGTGACCACGACAGATGTGTACCGCCATGA
- the LOC127838360 gene encoding plancitoxin-1-like isoform X2: MMYLDANSPSWILVRSTLDQKHQAIFYTLDEIYSTNQYHGTSEEKFMYAMYNDEPPNSKKTYSNYGHTKGVVSFDLTSGFWLVQSKPLFPPTRASGYKWSNDNTSFGQTFLCVTMPTQYLDEIGMQLMYNHPVIYDKSMPATFADKYPKMTAALENATVQGKSETTLYSRENVKFQSFAKSGKWGHDLYADLLASTFRDSMYVETWQRRKSKMCSNCTGTFKVFNVKKVMFSNPRVDFEETKDHAKWAITTNPAWVCVGDINREESQMKRGGGAVCFQNKQVWSSFNDSISDWQDCSDHDRCVPP, translated from the exons ATGATGTATCTCGACGCCAACAGTCCATCCTGGATCCTCGTTCGGAGCACACTCGACCAGAAACACCAGGCTATATTCTACACTTTGGATGAAATATATTCCACCAATCAG TATCACGGGACCTCTGAAGAAAAGTTCATGTATGCAATGTACAATGACGAACCACCGAATTCGAAGAAGACTTACAGTAATTATGGTCACACAAAAG GAGTCGTAAGCTTCGATCTAACGTCAGGGTTTTGGTTGGTTCAAAGCAAGCCTCTTTTTCCACCAACACGGGCTAGTGGCTACAAATGGTCAAACGATAATACGAGTTTTGGACAAACATTCCTGTGTGTAACTATGCCAACACAATACTTAGATGAAATAG GCATGCAACTGATGTACAACCACCCGGTAATTTACGACAAAAGCATGCCAGCAACATTTGCTGATAAGTACCCTAAGATGACCGCTGCTTTAGAGAATGCTACCGTACAAGGCAAGAGCGAAACAACGTTATATTCACGGGAGAACGTGAAATTCCAGTCATTTGCTAAGTCCGGCAAATGGGGTCACG ATCTGTACGCGGACCTTCTCGCATCTACGTTTCGGGACTCTATGTATGTGGAAACCTGGCAGAGAAGGAAAAGCAAGATGTGTTCGAACTGTACTGGAACGTTCAAG gtATTCAACGTCAAGAAAGTGATGTTCTCGAATCCAAGAGTTGACTTCGAAGAGACCAAAGACCACGCCAAATGGGCCATCACCACAAACCCAGCCTGGGTGTGTGTTGGAGACATTAATAGAGAG GAATCACAAATGAAACGAGGCGGTGGAGCTGTCTGTTTCCAGAACAAGCAGGTTTGGTCAAGTTTTAACGATTCAATTTCCGACTGGCAAGACTGCAGTGACCACGACAGATGTGTACCGCCATGA